A part of Rhinoderma darwinii isolate aRhiDar2 chromosome 1, aRhiDar2.hap1, whole genome shotgun sequence genomic DNA contains:
- the LOC142760497 gene encoding uncharacterized protein LOC142760497: MEDLLLILYFSFFICLCALVCLYFSGCQELTYKHDGRPFILKGTLK, translated from the exons ATGGAAGATTTACTACTCATATTGTACTTCTCCTTCTTCATTTGCCTCTGTGCTTTAGTCTGTCTGTATTTTTCGGGATGCCAGGAGCTGACCTATAAACATGACG gacGCCCATtcattcttaaaggaacactaaaatgA